The uncultured Trichococcus sp. DNA segment ATGCAACTGCAGAGAACGAAAGTGCGATTGGAATTCCTGCTGTCGGAGATGGGACTTCAGAGGAGAGTGGAGGCTTATGTCATTTTCGTAAATCCGGAATTCACCTTGGTTGGCGCTCCAAATGTAACCAGCTATATCCTTCCCAGTCAAATTCCCGAGCATTTCCGGAATATGCCCAAAAAAACTGGGATAACTGCCGAACAATACAGACTTGCAGATTCACTCGTAGCTCTTCACGATCCCAATTATTCGTTTAAGATACCAGAATATCACTACGAGAACATGAAAAAAGGTGTACCCTGTCCAGCTTGCGGAACGCTAAAGGATACATTTAGAGGCCGACATCAGATTTGCGATGAATGCGGAAATAAAATAAACATAAACGAAGCAATCAGAACCGGCATATCCGACTTCCGCATCTTGTTTCCGGATGATAAAATTACAACCAGCCGCATCATGGACTGGTGTGGTGTTGGTGACCAAAATCGCATAAGCAATATACTTAAGTCAGAATTTCAAGTGATGGGGAAAAACCGGGGGCGATATTTTATTTGATACAAATTATGCTAATTCGTGAACGAGCTGCAATACAGAGACGCGCAAATAACCGGGTCGAGGCCTGGTCATTTGCGCGTCTTATTTTGTTTGCATTTGGAACTTGTGCCACACGAGCCCGGGTGGCACAAGTTCTATCTGTTACCGCAGGGCTCAGGCCCTGCCTGTGCCCGAAAACATGAATTCTTTTGAATTATTCATCTTTTCGCCCCGATTCGGGATCGAAAACATGGATTCTTTCGAGTTATTCATGTTTTCGCCCTGATTTGGGCTCGAAAACATGGATTCTTCTGACTTATTCATCTTTTCCGGCCCCACTAGCCACACCATCCCACTCCACTTAACGCCGAACCAGCGCACTAGCCTCTCCCAAACAAAAAAAGCCCTCCAATGGAGGACTTTTTTCAACTAACAGTTTCTTAGTCGATGATTACGAATTTTTCTTGGAACAACGGGCTTACTGAGCGGTTTTCGTGGATACGTTTGATTGCTTCAGCAATCAATTGTGAAACGGATACCTGCACGATTTTTTCGCTGACTTTTTCAGCAGGGATGTCAATCGAATCAGTGACGATCAATTCTTTGATTACGGAGTTGTTGATGCGGTCCATGGCTGGACCTGACAATACAGCATGTGTGCAGCAAGCGTAGACATCCAACGCGCCTGCATCCTGCAGTGCTTGGGCAGCCAACGTGATTGTGCCTGCAGTATCGATCATATCGTCGATCAGGATACATTTTTTGCCTTCGACATTGCCGATGATGTTCATGACTTCAGCAACATTGGCTTTCGGTCTTCTCTTGTCGATGATGGCGATCGGCGCTTTGATGAATTCAGCCAATTTGCGGGCTCTTGTCACGCCGCCGTGATCAGGCGAAACAACGACTACGTCATGGTGCAGAACTTCGTGATCCAGGAAGTAGCTTGCCAATAACGGAGCTCCCAACAAATGATCGACCGGGATATCGAAGAAGCCTTGGATTTGAGGAGCATGCATATCAAGTGTCAACAATCTGTCAGCACCGGCTTGCGTGATCATGTTCGCCACTAATTTCGCTGTGATCGGCTCACGTGATTGCGCTTTGCGGTCTTGGCGTGCATAGCCATAGTACGGCATTACAATGTTGATCGTCTTGGCGCTCGCGCGTTTCAAAGCATCGATCATGATCAAAAGTTCCATCAAGTGGTCGTTTACCGGAGAACTTGTCGATTGGATGACGTAAACGTGGCAACCGCGGATACTTTCGTCGATGTTGATCTTGATTTCACCGTCGCTGAATTGGGATGAGGAAAGGGTTCCTAACTCCACACCAACGTCAGCCGCAATTTTCTCAGCCAAAGGGCGATTTGAACTTAAGGAAAAAATCTTAAGTTTTGGATCTTTGTAATGTTCTGTCATGATAATCCTCCGTTAATCTTTTGTTTTTACCAAATTAAACACATACTGATATTGTATTTTCAAAATCATTCTACCATACATGTATAAGGTTTTGCTTTATTTTTTGGCTGGCGGCAATTTCTCCCAATAGCCGGGCTTGTTCTCCTGGCGGCTGCGGGCGATGCCCATCGCGCCTTCAGGCACATCTTTTGTGATGGTCGAGCCTGCAGCCAGGAATGTATTCGCTTCGACATTGACTGGCGCCACAATGTTCACGTTGCAGCCGATGAATGTATTGTCACCGATGCTGGAACGGTGTTTGTGCTTGCCGTCATAATTCACGAATACAGTGCCACAACCGACGTTGATGTTTTTCCCGAGATCCGCATCTCCCACATATGTCAAATGTCCGACTTTTGTGTCTTCGTTCAATACCGCATTCTTCACTTCCACAAAGTTTCCGATGTGGACGCGTTTTCCGATGTGACTGTTCGGTCTCAAGTGGCTGAACGGACCGATGTTGCTGTCCGATTCCATCACGGAGTCTTCCAAGTTTGAGCTTCTGATCTGGACGCGGGCACCGATCGTTGTGTTGCTCAGTTCTGAGCCTGATCCGATGAAGCAATCTTCCCCAATGACCGTTTTCCCTTTCAGGAATACGTTCGGTTCGATGACTGTGTCGCTTCCGATGATCACATCCGCTTCGATGTAGGTGTTATCCGGGTCGATCAGAGTAACGCCATTGCGCATATGTTTTTCATTGATGCGTCTCTTCATGTAGACGGAAGCTTCCGCCAACGCCACACGATCGTTCACACCCAAGGCTTCTCCCATGTCGCTCATCTGGTAAGCCGTCACGATTTCGCCTTGATCCTTGAGGATTTCGATGACATCCGGCAAGTAGTATTCGCCTTGCGCATTGTTATTGCCTACTGATTGCAGCGCAGTAAACAAAAATTTGTTATCGAAAGCATAAGTGCCGGTATTGATTTCTTGAACACGCGCCTCTTCTGCAGAAGCGTCTTTTTGTTCCACAATTTTTTCTACGTTATCTGAAGCATTTCTGATGATGCGGCCATAGCCGGTCGGATCGTCAGCATGCGCAGTCAGGATAGTTGCTTTCGCTTTTTTCTCTTCATGGTATTGCAACAAGGATTCCAACGTCTCTGCAGTCAGGAGCGGTGTATCTCCGCAGATGACCAACGTAGTGCCCTCTTCGTTCTCCAGCACAGCTTGCGCTTGCAGGACAGCATGCCCTGTTCCCAATTGTTGCGCCTGCAATACATATTCCGAACGATCCCCCAAGCATCCTTTAACAGTATCCGCACCGTGCCCTACAATTGTCACTACCTTCTCAATGCCAGCAGCCTCAACTTGATCCACGACGTGCTCTACCATTGGTTTTCCGCAAACTGCATGCAGTACTTTATAAAGCTTACTTTTCATGCGCGTTCCTTGACCAGCAGCAAGTATGATTGCAAAACGATTAGCCATAAGCAACTCCTATCTTTTCATTTTATTCCTTCAACTAAATTATCTTAGCCTAAAAACTTGCTTTTTTCAATATGATGTCGTACATAAATACAGACTTCTTTTCATTTTCTAATGGAAATACGAAGAATGCGGATACATTGTTTCTTATTGACCGGTTTTTTGGATATACTTAAAGACAGAAAGACATATTGAAAGGATTGATCCCAATGACAAAAACGACTGCATCATTTTTGATACACGAACTGTTGCTTCAGCCCCATGCGGAAGGCGGCTACTTTCGTGAAACCGGCCATTCCCCCGAACTGATCATTACCGAGGACCGTAGGGAACGCTATCTCTACAGCAACATCCTCTTCTTGTTGACTGCAGACAACCCTTCCCATTTTCACCGTTTGAAATCCGATGAGGTCTGGTATTTCCATGAAGGCAATACGTTGACGATCCATCTGTTGCATCCCGATGGCCTTTATGAGGCAGTCAAGATGGGGCGCCATCCCGAAAAAGGGGAACTTTTCCAATTTACGGTTCCGAAAGGGGTCATCTTCGGAAGCAGCATCGAAGGATCATCCGGAGACTACGCTCTCGTAAGTTGCATGGTTTCCCCAGGATTCGATTACCGTGATTTTGAATTGTTGCCTTATGACGCATTAGTCAAAGTCTATCCTGATTACGAAAGCATTTTGGAAAAATTGGCCTATAAAAAACTGCCGGAGGCTTCTTTCAGAAAAGATTGCGTGTGAATTCCTCAGAAACACCACTTGGTCAAGCCCGCTTTTCCCTGAGCACACACCAAAGAGCCGGCCCTTAATCAAACTTAAGGTCAGCTCTTTTTCACGGCTATTGTCAATCGGTGCTTGAATCGAAATAATTGCCCAAGCCTACGCTGATGGAATGATCCTTCAAATCAATATTGTTTACGCGGATCAGTGACGTGTAATCGAATACTTCACGCTTGGAATTGTAGCCGGCTTCTGCGAAGACGGTTACGCCGACTGTCTCCGATTCGAATTCGGAAATCATGCTGCGCATACCGTTGATGGTGCCGCCGCCTTTCAGGAAATCATCGACGATGAGAACTTTGGAACCGCGCGGCAAACTGCGCTTGGATAGCTCCATTTTTTCAACGCGATCGGATGAGCCTGAAACGTAATTGATGCTCACTGTGGAGCCTTCGGTAATTTTTGAATCACGGCGTACGATGACGAACGGCACATTCAGATAAGTGGCTACTGCTTGCGCGATCGGAACACCTTTAGTGGCGACAGTCATGACTGCATCCACTTTTTTATCGACGTATTGGGCTGCGATCACACGGCCGATTTTTTGCAGCAGTTCCGGATTGCCCAACATATCGGAAAGATAAACGTATCCTCCTGGCAACAGACGATCTTTACTGTTCATGATTTCGCACATTTCTTCTATAATTTCGCGGGCATTTTCTTTGGTGATCGTCGGAATATATTTGACGCCCCCGGCTGCACCCGGCAACGTTTCGACAATCCCGGTTCCCCGGTCTTCAAATGTTTTTTTGATGATGGACAAGTCTTCACTGATGGATGATTTCGCTGATTCATAACGTTTAGCGAAATAGGTCAATGATATCAACCGATGCGGTCTTTCTAATAAGTAACGGGTCATATCGACTAACCGTTCACTGCGCTTTATTTTCAATCCAAATCTCTCCTCATATTGCGTTCTTTTCCCTATTATATAGTTGATTCCTGAAAAATGAAAGCTTTTAATTGGCTATTGTTCGTTTTTAATCGAATTTTAGCAAAAAAAACAAGAGCAACGTTCTGCTCTTGTCCATATATCTTATTGTTAAGATTCTACTTCTTTTCGACGATGACCTTAAAGATGCTGGTCAAAACGAACATGGCCACGAAAACCAGGGTGATGGTGGCTCCGGGAGGCGTCCCGTACTGATAGGATGCGAACAATCCTCCGTACATCCCCGTCAAGCCGATGCCGATCCCAAGCAGGATGACGCCGTTGAAGGTATGCACCAATCTCATGGAGATGGCTGCCGGCAGAATCATGATCGAAGAAACCAGCAGGGACCCGGTAATCGGCATCACCACGCTGATGGCTACCCCTGTAATCACAGACACCAACAGCGACATCAGGCGGACCGGCAAGCCCGCCGTATGGGCTGTATCCTCATCAAACGTCAACACATATAAAGGTTTGCGGAAAATCAGATACAATAAAACGACTATGATTGCCAACGCCAACAAGATGAGGATCTGCTCATCATTGATGGTGATGATCGACCCGAACAGAAACTGTTCGACACTTGCATTCTGTTTCCCCGAAACGAAGCTCATCAGCACCAACGCTACTGCCATTCCCGTAGCCATCAGGATTGCAATGGATATTTCCGAATAGCCTTTGAAGATGACGCGCAAATATTCGATCCCGATCGCCGCCAAAATGACGATGCCTAAAGTAGTGAGCGTCGGATTGATGTTGAGGAGCATCCCCAAAGCAACACCTGCCAAGGAAACATGCGACAACGTATCCGCCATCAAGGATTGCCTGCGCAAAATCAGCAGCAGACCCAAAATGGGTGCCATGATTGCGATCAATGTTGATGCTTGGAAGGCTCTTTGCATAAATCCATAGAGAAACATCTCCACGGCGAATCCTCCTTTCTGACCAACTGGATATGGGTATCCATAAATTCTTTGATATCTTCGTGCTCGTGCGTAACCATGATGATCGCTTTATTATGGACTTGGGAATTGTGTTTCAGCAAACGATAGAAACGCTCGCGCGATTCCTTATCCATTCCGGTTGTCGGCTCATCGAGCACGAACAAGTCCGGATCGGTTGCGAAAATGCGGGCCAAGGCTATGCGCTGCTTTTGGCCACCGGAAAGTTCTCCGATTTTTTTGTTGCGCATCTCCCACATGCCCACTGATTCCAAGGCTTTTTTTACATGGGTGTTATCTTCTTCGTCCAACTTTTTGAACCATCTGCCTTTTTGGTATCTGCCGGATTCCACAAACTCAAGGACCCTGCTCGGAAAACCGATATTGAACGATGAAATTTGCTGCGGTGCATAACCGATCGTAAGCTTTTCGCCACGATAGTTCACCTTCGAAATCGTCGCGCTGCCCTCCCGGGGTTTCAACAGGCCCAGGATGCTTTTCAATAAAGTAGATTTCGCTGCGCCATTCTCGCCTGTGAGGATGACGAATTCCCCTTCGTGAACTTGGAATGTGATATCCTGCAGGACAGGTTCATCATCGTAATAGAACGACAGATGCTGTACATCGATATATTCCACTTGATTTCCCCTCTTCTCTTACTGGATCACTTTTTTCAAAGCTGTCAAATTTTCTTCCATCACACTCAGGTAATCTTTGCCCGCTTCTTGGTCTTCATCCGTAATCCCTTCAAGCGGACTCAGCACTTCCAGTGAAGCTCCTGCTTCTTCGGCAAGCGTTTCGGCGGTTTTCGAAGAAGCGCTGTCCGAGTAATAAACGGTAGTGATCTGATTGTCGATCATAAATTGCTGCAGTTCAGCCAGTTTGGCAGGATTCGGTTCCGCATCGGATGATACATCGGAGACAGCCACTTCCGTCAATTCGTAGCGGCGGGCGATGTAGCCGAAAGCTGCGTGCTGTACGACGAACGTGCGGTTTTCGGCACCCTCAAAGGCAGTCTGATAGGCTGTATCCAGTTCCGCCAATTTCTCCTTAAAAGCTGCGGCGTTTGCTTCATAACTTTCTTTATTGGCTTCATCCGCCTCAAGCATTCCGGCCAAAATGGCATCGACTTCCTCTTGTGCGTACACCGGATCCAACCAGACATGCGGATCGACGCTGTGCGCATCTTCGCCTTCTTCGTGTCCTTCTTCTTCGCTGTGCTCTTCTTCGGCAGCCGCATCCTCAACCAGTTCAAAAAGCGCGATATCCTCGGCAGCCTCGACAACGATCACATCGCTCGATTCAATGGATTCCAACACACTGGGTACCCACGTTTCCATTTCATCACTGTTATAGATGAACACATCCGCGTCAGCAATCGCCGCGATATCCTGTGGTGTCGGCTCATAGCCATGCGATTCTTGTCCGGCATCCAACAAAACGGATACTTCGCCATTATCACCCACCACATTTTTTGCAAAGTCATACATCGGATAGAAGGTTGTGACAACCTTTACCCCATCCTCAGAAACGCCTGATTCGCTGTCCCCACTCGTTCCGCAACCAACCAAAACAAAGGCTGCTGCAGACAAAATGCCTGTCATTTTCAATCTATTTATCATAATGTATTATTCCTCCAAAACGTAATGATTACTGTTTAAGTCCCGATAGACACTTTATCACAACCTGATGCAACGCGTCAACCATTCCGCTTCCGTTTCACAAGTAAAAAACCGCAATCCCAGCAAAGGGGTTCGCGGTTTTGATAATTCAATCTTCGTTGAGCAGTCTTACCATGTATACTTCTTCGCAGAATCCTCGCAGACTGTTGTAGGCTCTTTTGATGCGAGATGTGTTTCTGCTGAATCCGATGATGGTCGGGCCGCTGCCGCTCATCGTCACGCCGTCAAGGCCGTACTTCTCCATCCGATCCTTCAATTGGCGCAATTCCGGGTGCTTATTGAAGGTCACTTGTTCCAAAGCATTCCCAACATTCTGACACATCCGTTCGTAATCGCCCTCTTCGATGGCCTGCGCTACGATGCGGGAAGTCGGCTTGTGTTGCAGTTGTTCGACAGCCAACAGCCGGAAAATCGTCTTCGTCGAGACACTCAGACGCGGTTTCGCCAAAATAACCCAACAGGATGGCATCGGCCGCAATTTTCGGACGATTTCCCCTCGGCCTGACACAAAAGCAGTGCCGCCCACTATGCTGTAGGGAACATCAGAACCCACTTGGTTGCCGATTGAAATGAGTTCCTCCACGGAAAGCTGAAGATCCCAGATTTTGTTCAGCGCGCGCAAAGCGGCGGCGGCATCCGTGCTGCCGCCGCCCAAACCGGCAGCTACAGGGATTTTTTTGTCGATTTCAATTTTGATCCCCTTCTTTATCCCGCAACGGTCTTTCAGGAGTTTCACGGCTTGATAGACATGATTGCGCGTATCCACGGGCAGAAACACTTTGTTCGTGTAGATCCTGATTTCATCTTCTTCGAGAGGGGTAAAAGTAAGATGGTCCGCGAGGTCGACTGAAGCCATCACCATTTCGAGTTCATGATAAAAGTCATCCCGCTTGTACAATACATCCAGCGCCAAATTTATTTTCGCCGGTGCACGTTCAATCCATTCCATCGCTCCACGCTCCTCTCCACTGTCCTTATACTACAATACTAGCGTAAGCGTGCCCTTTTTAAAAGAAATATATGTCAATAAACAAGAATTAGTTTCTGAATGATCATTATTGTTTGACTTGGTGCCCGGAACCGGTTTGTTCCCCAATCGATTCCGCCTGCATCAAGCGATTTTTCGATAAAAAAAAACAGACATTTCGATGTCTGTTTGATTTATTTGGAATAAGTTCTTACATAATTTAAGCGTACTGGCATTTTTCTTCATCGTAAAATAAGATCTCTACAGCTTCGGTTAAAACATCTGCATAACTGTATGATACACGTTCAAATGCATTTTCGTTTTGGTCTAGATCAACCACAAATACAGCATGATACGTTTCCCGTAAAATACCTTTTCGTTCCGTCTTGCGTTTGCG contains these protein-coding regions:
- a CDS encoding nuclease-related domain-containing protein: MHTRTHLGKADYYRFNNRKKGFGGEGGLDVHTEPLSENCIVLNDLQLEVRESPFQIDALLIFSDMIKLYEIKNYEGLHQWGEGSFIKSSGFLLENPSMQLQRTKVRLEFLLSEMGLQRRVEAYVIFVNPEFTLVGAPNVTSYILPSQIPEHFRNMPKKTGITAEQYRLADSLVALHDPNYSFKIPEYHYENMKKGVPCPACGTLKDTFRGRHQICDECGNKININEAIRTGISDFRILFPDDKITTSRIMDWCGVGDQNRISNILKSEFQVMGKNRGRYFI
- a CDS encoding ribose-phosphate diphosphokinase, with the protein product MTEHYKDPKLKIFSLSSNRPLAEKIAADVGVELGTLSSSQFSDGEIKINIDESIRGCHVYVIQSTSSPVNDHLMELLIMIDALKRASAKTINIVMPYYGYARQDRKAQSREPITAKLVANMITQAGADRLLTLDMHAPQIQGFFDIPVDHLLGAPLLASYFLDHEVLHHDVVVVSPDHGGVTRARKLAEFIKAPIAIIDKRRPKANVAEVMNIIGNVEGKKCILIDDMIDTAGTITLAAQALQDAGALDVYACCTHAVLSGPAMDRINNSVIKELIVTDSIDIPAEKVSEKIVQVSVSQLIAEAIKRIHENRSVSPLFQEKFVIID
- the glmU gene encoding bifunctional UDP-N-acetylglucosamine diphosphorylase/glucosamine-1-phosphate N-acetyltransferase GlmU — its product is MANRFAIILAAGQGTRMKSKLYKVLHAVCGKPMVEHVVDQVEAAGIEKVVTIVGHGADTVKGCLGDRSEYVLQAQQLGTGHAVLQAQAVLENEEGTTLVICGDTPLLTAETLESLLQYHEEKKAKATILTAHADDPTGYGRIIRNASDNVEKIVEQKDASAEEARVQEINTGTYAFDNKFLFTALQSVGNNNAQGEYYLPDVIEILKDQGEIVTAYQMSDMGEALGVNDRVALAEASVYMKRRINEKHMRNGVTLIDPDNTYIEADVIIGSDTVIEPNVFLKGKTVIGEDCFIGSGSELSNTTIGARVQIRSSNLEDSVMESDSNIGPFSHLRPNSHIGKRVHIGNFVEVKNAVLNEDTKVGHLTYVGDADLGKNINVGCGTVFVNYDGKHKHRSSIGDNTFIGCNVNIVAPVNVEANTFLAAGSTITKDVPEGAMGIARSRQENKPGYWEKLPPAKK
- a CDS encoding cupin domain-containing protein, which codes for MTKTTASFLIHELLLQPHAEGGYFRETGHSPELIITEDRRERYLYSNILFLLTADNPSHFHRLKSDEVWYFHEGNTLTIHLLHPDGLYEAVKMGRHPEKGELFQFTVPKGVIFGSSIEGSSGDYALVSCMVSPGFDYRDFELLPYDALVKVYPDYESILEKLAYKKLPEASFRKDCV
- the purR gene encoding pur operon repressor: MKIKRSERLVDMTRYLLERPHRLISLTYFAKRYESAKSSISEDLSIIKKTFEDRGTGIVETLPGAAGGVKYIPTITKENAREIIEEMCEIMNSKDRLLPGGYVYLSDMLGNPELLQKIGRVIAAQYVDKKVDAVMTVATKGVPIAQAVATYLNVPFVIVRRDSKITEGSTVSINYVSGSSDRVEKMELSKRSLPRGSKVLIVDDFLKGGGTINGMRSMISEFESETVGVTVFAEAGYNSKREVFDYTSLIRVNNIDLKDHSISVGLGNYFDSSTD
- a CDS encoding metal ABC transporter permease yields the protein MEMFLYGFMQRAFQASTLIAIMAPILGLLLILRRQSLMADTLSHVSLAGVALGMLLNINPTLTTLGIVILAAIGIEYLRVIFKGYSEISIAILMATGMAVALVLMSFVSGKQNASVEQFLFGSIITINDEQILILLALAIIVVLLYLIFRKPLYVLTFDEDTAHTAGLPVRLMSLLVSVITGVAISVVMPITGSLLVSSIMILPAAISMRLVHTFNGVILLGIGIGLTGMYGGLFASYQYGTPPGATITLVFVAMFVLTSIFKVIVEKK
- a CDS encoding metal ABC transporter ATP-binding protein; amino-acid sequence: MEYIDVQHLSFYYDDEPVLQDITFQVHEGEFVILTGENGAAKSTLLKSILGLLKPREGSATISKVNYRGEKLTIGYAPQQISSFNIGFPSRVLEFVESGRYQKGRWFKKLDEEDNTHVKKALESVGMWEMRNKKIGELSGGQKQRIALARIFATDPDLFVLDEPTTGMDKESRERFYRLLKHNSQVHNKAIIMVTHEHEDIKEFMDTHIQLVRKEDSPWRCFSMDLCKEPSKHQH
- a CDS encoding zinc ABC transporter substrate-binding protein, with amino-acid sequence MINRLKMTGILSAAAFVLVGCGTSGDSESGVSEDGVKVVTTFYPMYDFAKNVVGDNGEVSVLLDAGQESHGYEPTPQDIAAIADADVFIYNSDEMETWVPSVLESIESSDVIVVEAAEDIALFELVEDAAAEEEHSEEEGHEEGEDAHSVDPHVWLDPVYAQEEVDAILAGMLEADEANKESYEANAAAFKEKLAELDTAYQTAFEGAENRTFVVQHAAFGYIARRYELTEVAVSDVSSDAEPNPAKLAELQQFMIDNQITTVYYSDSASSKTAETLAEEAGASLEVLSPLEGITDEDQEAGKDYLSVMEENLTALKKVIQ
- the ispE gene encoding 4-(cytidine 5'-diphospho)-2-C-methyl-D-erythritol kinase, translated to MEWIERAPAKINLALDVLYKRDDFYHELEMVMASVDLADHLTFTPLEEDEIRIYTNKVFLPVDTRNHVYQAVKLLKDRCGIKKGIKIEIDKKIPVAAGLGGGSTDAAAALRALNKIWDLQLSVEELISIGNQVGSDVPYSIVGGTAFVSGRGEIVRKLRPMPSCWVILAKPRLSVSTKTIFRLLAVEQLQHKPTSRIVAQAIEEGDYERMCQNVGNALEQVTFNKHPELRQLKDRMEKYGLDGVTMSGSGPTIIGFSRNTSRIKRAYNSLRGFCEEVYMVRLLNED
- a CDS encoding Veg family protein; amino-acid sequence: MPDNLSQIKEQLECHLGQKVMLTAQAGRKRKTERKGILRETYHAVFVVDLDQNENAFERVSYSYADVLTEAVEILFYDEEKCQYA